In a genomic window of Labeo rohita strain BAU-BD-2019 chromosome 20, IGBB_LRoh.1.0, whole genome shotgun sequence:
- the LOC127183359 gene encoding galectin-3 produces the protein MSCPSSGQQGIYPQTPQQWPSQPCQQPCWSCQPAQPNWPVNQPSALVPTTWPVQPTQPGWPNPPTTPTIQPSPAIQPNPTIQPIQPIQPTQPTQPVQPIPSIQPNPPVQPNPPVQPSWPAQPPTPTGYLPSPVPPTWHGNPGQPGWPGQGPTGGVPQPWPPAPATAPVVVPFNMNFPRGIYDKLMLTIRGQIKPDAKMFTINFLRGNDIALHINPRFSEGGKPVLVRNHKLGERWGKEERDLLSPFPFMPGHHFEMKILCTFTEFKVAVNNTPAFDFQHRIKEVNQIDRINILHDVTLTSVTVDTLP, from the exons ATGAGTTGCCCGTCTTCTGGTCAGCAGGGAATTTACCCACAGACCCCTCAGCAATGGCCCAGTCAACCCTGTCAACAGCCCTGCTGGTCCTGCCAACCCGCTCAGCCCAACTGGCCTGTTAACCAGCCCAGCGCATTGGTTCCTACGACCTGGCCGGTCCAACCGACTCAACCAGGCTGGCCCAACCCTCCAACTACTCCAACTATCCAACCCAGCCCGGCAATCCAGCCAAACCCAACAATCCAACCAATTCAACCAATTCAACCAACCCAACCAACTCAACCAGTCCAACCCATCCCATCAATCCAACCAAATCCACCAGTTCAACCCAACCCACCCGTTCAGCCGAGCTGGCCCGCTCAACCACCAACCCCGACGGGTTACCTACCGTCTCCAGTCCCTCCGACGTGGCACGGTAATCCTGGTCAGCCCGGCTGGCCCGGTCAGGGGCCCACAGGAGGAGTGCCGCAGCCGTGGCCCCCAGCGCCAGCCACCGCTCCTGTA gTGGTTCCTTTCAACATGAACTTTCCCCGCGGCATCTACGACAAGCTAATGCTGACCATCAGAGGACAGATTAAACCAGACGCTAAAAT GTTCACGATCAACTTCCTGCGCGGTAACGACATCGCCCTTCACATCAACCCGCGATTCAGCGAAGGAGGGAAACCGGTTCTGGTCCGCAATCACAAACTGGGTGAACGCTGGGGAAAAGAGGAGCGGGATCTTCTGTCGCCGTTTCCCTTCATGCCGGGGCATCACTTTGAG ATGAAGATCCTCTGCACCTTCACCGAGTTCAAGGTGGCCGTCAACAACACGCCTGCGTTCGACTTCCAGCACCGCATCAAAGAGGTCAACCAGATCGACCGCATCAACATCCTGCACGACGTCACGCTCACGTCCGTCACCGTGGACACGCTCCCATGA